A region from the Spirochaeta thermophila DSM 6192 genome encodes:
- a CDS encoding putative bifunctional diguanylate cyclase/phosphodiesterase yields the protein MVPLTPLSILLLEGTMNDDRDDRPLLDRDDVPEDIKAELILFRKQNRILQSKLAYLIAQNKKLKDLLEKHKRAKEIAEYKLSIHPVTGLPNHYRMSQDLPFILRKSQEEHQVALFIVKLDRSYNMLSKTLKPTMTEWILYQTGMRIAQLVGTENHLYHTREDEFIVVATTLTTEEEIISLAREISQTVKRPHIFSGYHISIGSYIGIALYPDHGFNKHTLLHNADIAMEYAMEQNTSFEIFKDELRERVVERMDLQQFLIKSLEAQAILEIKKQFDLFFQPILTLEPTGEKRWRITRIDAEALIRWHHPTKGLLLPNKFIPVAEETGVIMLLGTWVLYTAADTLREWEILGSRKPLISINISPVQFANTNLEESIAKVLESREIDTSHLMLELTENVVMQDPMESIKKMQRIREYGIKFALDDFGTGYSSLNYLKSFPISYLKLDRTFFKDTPENAYDKAIVRSVITLARELSLGVIAEGVETEAQCEFLLEEGCTTIQGFLFSRPRDSESFLHFVQNWLDREVELPSTPLT from the coding sequence TATCTCATCGCCCAGAACAAGAAGCTCAAAGATCTCCTGGAGAAACACAAACGGGCCAAGGAGATCGCGGAGTACAAACTCTCCATCCACCCCGTCACCGGACTCCCTAATCACTACAGAATGAGCCAGGATCTCCCCTTCATCCTCCGGAAATCCCAGGAGGAGCACCAGGTGGCCCTCTTCATCGTGAAGCTCGACCGCTCGTACAACATGCTCTCGAAGACGCTCAAACCCACCATGACGGAGTGGATACTCTACCAGACGGGCATGAGGATCGCCCAACTCGTGGGGACAGAGAACCACCTCTACCATACTCGTGAGGACGAGTTCATCGTAGTGGCCACCACCCTCACCACAGAGGAGGAGATCATCAGCCTCGCGAGGGAGATCTCGCAGACCGTGAAGCGCCCCCACATCTTCTCCGGATACCACATATCGATAGGGAGCTACATCGGGATCGCCCTCTACCCGGATCACGGCTTCAACAAACACACCCTCCTCCACAATGCGGACATCGCCATGGAATATGCCATGGAGCAGAACACCTCCTTCGAGATCTTCAAGGACGAGCTCCGCGAACGGGTGGTGGAACGCATGGACCTCCAGCAGTTCCTCATCAAATCACTCGAGGCCCAGGCCATACTCGAGATAAAGAAACAGTTCGACCTCTTCTTCCAACCCATTCTCACCCTCGAGCCCACAGGGGAGAAGCGGTGGAGGATCACCAGGATCGACGCAGAGGCCCTCATCCGCTGGCATCATCCGACCAAAGGACTGCTCCTCCCGAACAAGTTCATCCCCGTGGCCGAGGAAACCGGTGTCATCATGCTTCTGGGCACCTGGGTCCTCTACACCGCGGCGGATACCTTGCGGGAATGGGAAATCCTCGGATCCAGGAAGCCGCTCATCTCCATCAATATCTCTCCGGTCCAGTTCGCCAACACTAACCTTGAGGAGTCCATCGCAAAGGTACTGGAGAGCAGGGAGATAGACACCTCCCACCTTATGCTTGAGCTCACCGAGAACGTGGTGATGCAGGATCCCATGGAATCCATCAAGAAGATGCAGAGGATCCGGGAGTACGGGATCAAGTTCGCCCTCGACGACTTCGGAACAGGGTACTCCTCCCTCAACTACCTCAAGTCGTTCCCCATATCGTATCTCAAGCTCGACAGGACCTTCTTCAAGGACACCCCGGAGAACGCATACGACAAGGCTATCGTCCGCTCCGTCATCACCCTCGCGAGAGAACTCTCATTGGGAGTGATCGCGGAAGGGGTGGAGACAGAGGCACAGTGCGAGTTCCTCCTCGAAGAAGGCTGTACCACGATCCAGGGCTTCCTCTTCAGCAGGCCCCGGGACAGCGAGAGTTTCCTCCACTTCGTCCAGAACTGGCTCGACAGGGAAGTGGAACTCCCCTCCACCCCCCTAACCTGA